ACTACTCGCTGTTGAGTGACAGCTTTGGAATCCTTGGCATCATCGGGCTGTTGATGGCGCTCTATTACCGCGGCCTGGTAAAGCCCGCGCGCTTTCACACGATCGCCGACGACTGGGTCGCGGTGCTGTTGCTCCTGCTGGTCTTCATGCAGGGCTTCGTCGTCGAGGGACTCCGCATCGCGGTCACCGAACTGCGGGTGCAACCTGAGCTCGCGCGCTGGTCTCCCGGCGGTTACATGGTTGCGCTGATGCTGCAGGATCTCGAATCGGAAACTCTCACGGTCATGCACCGATACAACTGGTGGCTGCATGCGGTCACCGCCTTTGTCTTCATGGGATACTTTGCCCTGGGCAAGTTCAAGCACGTGCTGTTCGGCACCGCCAATATCTTCCTGCGCAGCTTCGAGCCGAGCGGCAAACTGAGTTACCCCGACATCGACGAGCTGGCAGAAAGCGATCCGGACGCCCTGGATGTCCTCGGCTTCAACAAGATTGAACAGTTCAGCTGGAAGGCGCTGCTGGATCTCGACGCCTGTGTGAACTGCGGCCGCTGTGAAAGCGTGTGCCCAGCCCATGTCAGCGGCGTGCCCCTGAACCCGCGCAAATTGATCCAGGACATGCAACACCACCTCGACACCGTCGGCCCCGAGCTCCTGAGCGCCCGGAAACGCGGTGAGGAGGTTCCCGACGGTATGCTCGGCATGCTGCTGGGCGACGGCAAAGACGGTGCTGCCCCGGCGGTGCTCGAAGAAGAGCTCTGGGGCTGCCGAACCTGTGGAGCGTGCATGGAAGAGTGCCCGGTTTTCGTCGAGCACATCCCCAAGATCGTCGATATGCGGCGCTACCTGGTCATGAGCGAGGCAAAGATGGGCGAGGAGGTCCAACTATTCCTCAAGAACCTCGACGAACGCGGCCACCCATTCGCCGGTGCGGGACGCGACCGGGAGGAGTGGTTCGAGGACCTCGATGTAAAGGTCTACGGACGCGGAGATCAATCCGACACGCTCTTCTGGGTGGGTTGCTCGGGGGCGATGATCGATCGCAACATCGAAACGAGTCGGGCTCTGGTCAAGGTCATGCAGGAAGGCGGCGTCGACTTTGCGTTGCTCGGCAACGAGGAACAGTGTTCGGGAGATCCCGCGCGGCGGGTCGGCGACGAGTTGGCCTTCCAGGGCTGCACGAAGACCAACATCGACACCTTCAAGCAATATGGAATCAAGAAGATCGTGACAGCTTGCCCGCACTGTTTCAACACATTGAAGAACGAATATCCCGACTACTCCAAAGACGCCAACGAGATTGAAGTCGTTCACCACACGGAACTGATCGACGAGTTGCTTCAGGACGGAAAGCTCACACCCAAGAAAAAGCTCGACAGCGTGACGTATCACGACCCCTGCTATCTCGGTCGTCACAACAAAGTCTACGACGCGCCCCGAAACATTCTCAAGAGCATCACGGCACCCGGCCAGTTCATCGAGATGAAGGCAAGCAAATCGAAGGCGCGTTGTTGTGGCGCGGGCGGCGGCTACGCCTGGATGGATGACAACCCCAAGAAGCGCATCAACCACGCCCGCGTAGAAGACATCCAACAAAGTGGCGCCGGAACGGCGGCGGTGGGGTGCCCGTTCTGCATACAGATGTTCGACGATGCGCTGGGGGCCAAAGATCCGGACGGCACGATCAAGGCAAAAGACATCGCAGAACTGGTCGCGGAAAGTCTCGAGGAGTAACACGATGGCCGAGTCGAACGCAGAGGCAAAACTTCTGGAACTCGCTGACCTCGAAGCGATCCGTGATCTCGCGCGGCGGTACGCTCATTGTGTGTGGCAGAAGGACGTAGACGGGACCATTGCGTTGTTTACCGACGATGCCGAAATGGACACCGGCGATCGCCCACCCATCGTCGGA
Above is a window of Myxococcales bacterium DNA encoding:
- a CDS encoding (Fe-S)-binding protein, with product MGPTRQIYWNIAGHALIYGFLFLALVAVGVSIYRRVRLWKLGTDEPRLDQIGRRIRFALAEIFLHRRQLREPFMGLAHLFIFYGFFAQLIATSLISIQEWTGIKFLQGTFYLYYSLLSDSFGILGIIGLLMALYYRGLVKPARFHTIADDWVAVLLLLLVFMQGFVVEGLRIAVTELRVQPELARWSPGGYMVALMLQDLESETLTVMHRYNWWLHAVTAFVFMGYFALGKFKHVLFGTANIFLRSFEPSGKLSYPDIDELAESDPDALDVLGFNKIEQFSWKALLDLDACVNCGRCESVCPAHVSGVPLNPRKLIQDMQHHLDTVGPELLSARKRGEEVPDGMLGMLLGDGKDGAAPAVLEEELWGCRTCGACMEECPVFVEHIPKIVDMRRYLVMSEAKMGEEVQLFLKNLDERGHPFAGAGRDREEWFEDLDVKVYGRGDQSDTLFWVGCSGAMIDRNIETSRALVKVMQEGGVDFALLGNEEQCSGDPARRVGDELAFQGCTKTNIDTFKQYGIKKIVTACPHCFNTLKNEYPDYSKDANEIEVVHHTELIDELLQDGKLTPKKKLDSVTYHDPCYLGRHNKVYDAPRNILKSITAPGQFIEMKASKSKARCCGAGGGYAWMDDNPKKRINHARVEDIQQSGAGTAAVGCPFCIQMFDDALGAKDPDGTIKAKDIAELVAESLEE